From the Hevea brasiliensis isolate MT/VB/25A 57/8 chromosome 15, ASM3005281v1, whole genome shotgun sequence genome, one window contains:
- the LOC110659387 gene encoding probable voltage-gated potassium channel subunit beta, which yields MHYNNLGRSGLKVSQLSYGSWVSFGNQLDVKEAKSLLQCCRDHGVNFFDNAEVYANGRAEEIMGQAIRELGWKRSDIVVSTKIFWGGSGPNDRGLSRKHIVEGTKASLKRLDMDYVDLIYCHRPDSSTPIEETVRAMNYVIDKGWAFYWGTSEWSAQQITEAWGIAERLDLVGPIVEQPEYNLLSRHKVESEYLPLYTNYGLGLTTWSPLASGVLTGKYNKGTIPSDSRFALENYKNLASRSLVDDVLKKVSGLKPIADELGVPLSQLAIAWCAANPNVSSVITGATKESQIQENMKAFDVIPLLTPAVMEKIEAVVQSRPKRPDSYR from the exons ATGCATTACAATAACCTCGGTCGCTCAGGCCTCAAGGTCAGCCAGCTCTCTTATGGCTCCTGGGTCAGCTTCGGCAATCAGCTCGACGTCAAGGAGGCCAAGTCCCTCTTGCAGTGCTGCCGTGACCACGGTGTTAACTTCTTTGATAACGCTGAGGTTTATGCCAATGGAAGGGCCGAGGAGATCATGGGTCAAGCGATCCGTGAGCTTGGATGGAAGCGCTCTGATATTGTTGTCTCTACTAAGATCTTCTGGGGAGGTTCCGGTCCTAACGATAGGGGCTTGTCCAGGAAACATATTGTAGAAGGCACCAAAGCTTCGCTCAAGAGGCTGGATATGGATTATGTTGATTTGATTTACTGTCACCG GCCAGACTCCTCAACACCAATTGAAGAAACAGTAAGGGCAATGAATTATGTGATTGATAAGGGTTGGGCATTTTATTGGGGGACTAGTGAGTGGTCAGCACAGCAGATCACTGAAGCATGGGGCATTGCAGAAAGATTGGACTTGGTGGGGCCCATTGTGGAGCAGCCAGAGTATAATTTACTCTCCAGACACAAG GTTGAGTCAGAGTACCTCCCTCTGTACACCAACTATGGCCTGGGTCTCACCACATGGAGTCCACTTGCATCTGGGGTGCTTACTGGAAAGTACAACAAGGGAACTATACCTTCTGATAGCCGGTTTGCACTGGAAAATTACAAA AATCTTGCTAGCCGGTCACTGGTTGATGATGTTCTTAAAAAGGTTAGCGGACTGAAGCCAATTGCTGACGAACTGGGTGTGCCTTTATCTCAACTTGCAATTGCATGGTGTGCTGCTAATCCAAATGTGTCATCAGTTATTACTGGTGCTACAAAGGAGTCTCAG ATTCAAGAGAACATGAAAGCCTTTGACGTCATCCCCTTGTTGACTCCTGCTGTGATGGAGAAGATAGAGGCTGTTGTTCAAAGCAGGCCAAAACGTCCAGATTCATATAGGTGA